The DNA segment ACCGCGCCCTGCTCGGCGGCGACGTCGACGTCCACGCGGCCGCCGTCCTTCGCGTACTTGAAGGCGTTGTCGAGCAGGTTGATGATCGCGAGCTCGATCGCGCGCGCGTCGATCATGGCCTCGGGCAGCGCCTCGGCGCAGACGAGGTGCACCACGATCCCGTCGCGCTCGGCGCGGTAGCGGTAGACGTCCACGGCGCGGCCGACGACGTCCTCGACCTTGCCGCGGGCGAACTCGTACGCGGCCTTGCCCCGCTCGACCTTGGCGAAATCGAGGACGTTCTCGATCAGCGCCGTGAGCCTCTCGCTCTCGCTCACGATGATCTGCAGGTACTGCCTCCGCTTGTCCTCGGTCGCGACGCGATCGGCGAGCAGGATCTCCCCGAACATGCGGACGAGCGCGAGCGGCGTCTTCAACTCGTGCGAGACGTTCGCCACGAAGTCGCTCTTCAGCGCGGCGAGCCTGCGCTCCTTGATCGAGGCGAAGATGATGATCGTCACGCCGACGAGCACGACGATCGCCGCGAAGCCGACCATGCCGAGCTCGACCAAACGCTGGCGCTCGACCTTGTCGCCGAGGTCGTCGGCGCTCGTGAGCGCCATCTGGAGCCGCCAGTTGTAGAGCGTGGTCGGGAAGGGCCGGCCGACGGTGAACTCGCCGCCCTTGATCGGCGGTCCGAAGACGATGCGGCCCTCCTCGTCGATCACGTTCATGCGGCTGTTGCCGCGATCGAGGTCGCGGTAGAGCCGCGGGAAGACGTCGTGCACGAGGCGCGGCACGTCGTGCCAGGCGACGACGAGGTACCGTCGCCCCGCGTAGGCGCGCTGCCAGTAGCTGATCAGGATGCTCTGCTGATCGATCACCTGGTGCAGGTGCCGCAGCTCCTCCGTGTTGCCCTCGAAGTTCAGGCTGGAGAGCAGCCGGCCGTGGAGCAGCCTCCGGAACGCGTCGTCCTCGCGGCCCGGCGCGCGCGAGGCGAAGGCGAGCACGTCGCGCGCGTCGTGGCTCAGGTCGAGCACCAGGATCGCGCGCACCGTGGGCGTCTCGCGCGAGGCCGTGGGCAACCAGCGGCGCGCGATCGTCGTCAGGTTCGCGATGTCGACGTGCGCGGCGACGACGTTGTCCTGGTTGATGATGAGCTTGTCGAGGCGGTCGACGCGCTCGTCGGCGAGCGTGAGCGTCGCGTCGAAGACCGTCTGCTGGCGGGCCTTCTCGATCTGCAGCGTGGTGCGGAGCGCGATGCCGCCGAGCACGAGCACGGCGAACACGATCGAGGGGACGATCGCGAAGTAGAGCAGCCGTTCGCGCCGCCTTCGTCGCTGCATGCCGGGCCCGCGCCTCCCCTCGCGGCGCGGCTAACGCGCCGCCTTGTTCGCCGTCGCCCGGATCCGCTCGGGATCGAGCACGACGCCCTGGATGCCGAGGAACTCGGCGAGCTCCTTGCCGACGTAGGTGAGCGCGTTGCCCTCGACCATCCCGTAACGACCGCCGCCGGTGGGGTTGACGATCTCGATGAGCCCGAGCGTCTTGCCGCCGCCGATGGCGGGCGCGACGGCGATGCTCTTCGGGTCGACGCCGAAGGCCTTCCAGCGCGCGTCGACGGCGCGTGGATCACGCTGCGCGTCGCTGATGACGAGGGCCTTCTTGCTGGCGATGGCGGCCTGCGCGAGGCCCGTCCGATCCGGCATACGCGCGAGCAGCCTGTCATGCTTGCCGCCCTTCTGCCGCACGAGGACGAGCTCGCGCTTCTCGGGATCGTGGAGCCACACGAGGATGAGCTCGCTCGGGAGCTGCTCGGCGAGGATCGAGACCACGAAGTCCGCGCCTTCGAGCGCGTCGCTCAGGAAGTGCAGATCGGTCGAGGCGCCTTCGAGCTCCTTCATGAGCTCGTCGGCCGAGCGAACCCGCGCCTTGGGCGGCGGCGAGGATTTCGTCTTGGCCGTCGGGGGCACGGAGGGCGCCTTGAGCGCGGGGTTCGAGCCGGCCGGCGCGCGCGGCGGCGGCGTCGAAGGTGAACGGGCGGGCGGCGTCGAGGCGGCGCGTGGCGCGGGCGCGGGCGCGGGCTTGCTCGGCTGCTGCGGCGGCTGGATCTCCGGGTCGCCGCGCCAGTCCTTCCACTGCAACGTCACGAGCGGCGCGCGCTTGGGCTTGCCTTCGAAGGCGTGATCGAAGACCGCGAGGTTCACGAGCCTGCCCTCGACGCCGTCGAGCGCCTTCTTCACGGCCTCGAACCGCTCCTGCGCGACGCGCCTCGCCGCGTCGACCGACGTCCCCTCGGGCACGACGTACACGTACTCGCGGTACGTCAGCGGCGACTCCTCCGTCGCGTTCACCTCGCGGCTCGTGAGCACGCGCAGGGCCGCGGCGGCGGGCGCGGGCGTCACGCGGGGCGGGGCGGCGACGCGCGGGGGCGCGGCGGCGGCGGCGCGGGCCTTCGGCGCCTCGGCGGCGGCCTTCCCGCCGGCCGAGAGCGCGGCGTCGTCCGGCGCTTTGCGCACCACGTACCGGAGCTTCTTCACCGGGTCGACGGCCTTGTACCCGTCGTCGAGAAGCTCGATCGAGAAGCTGCCGAGCGACCCATCGTCGCCGCGGAGCGCGCGCGCCTTCTGGAGCGCGGGCTGCCACTGCGGTGCCTCCACGGTGAGCTTCACCGGAGGTTCGGCGGAGGCCCCGGCCGACGAGATTTCCACGAACCAGCGCATCGGTCGTCCATTCGGCGTCGGCGCCTTCCGCGACGCTCGAACGCGGTTCTTTTCTACAGGTGTGTCCCGGGCTGGTCAACGCGCGCGCCCCTGGAATTCCCGGCGAGCTGGTCTTTGCCGGCCCCGTGCGTCGCGGCGAGGTCTCGCGTGGGCCGGGGCGGGGAATCGTGTAAGAAGAGTCCCCCGTGGCCGCCACACTGGACAAAGACGAAGCTCCACCTTCCTCTGGGGCCCGGAGACACGAAGGCGCGGAGGGTCCTCGGCTCTGGGGCCGGATCCTCGAGAACTGGCCTGCGATCGACGGCGTGCTCTACCCCGTCTTCGCCTCGGCCACGGTCCTCTACGCGGCCACCGTGTTCTACGGGTACATGCACGTGCAGACGCGCGGCGGCTGGTCGGCGCCGCTCGACGACGTCTTCATCCACTTCGACTACGCGCGCGCCGCGGCCCGGGGCTTTCCCTTCCAGTGGTCCGAGGGCAACGGCTTCTCGAGCGGCAACACGAGCCTGCTCTACCCGTTCACGCTCTCGCTCGGCTACCTGCTCGGCTTCCGCAGCCTCGACCTCATGGCGTGGGCGGCCTTCGTCGCTTGTGTCTCCACCACGTTTTTCCTCGTCGCCGCCGGACGCTTGACCGAGCCGCTCGGGCGCGCCGCGAAGTACCTCTTGCCTCCGGCCGTGCTCTCGCTCGGCGCCCTCGACTGGTCGCTCTTCAGCGGCATGGAGAACGCCTTCCACCTCGGCGTCTGGGCGCTCGTGCTCCTGCCCGTGCTCTCGATCGCCAGGGCCCCCGACGACCCGAGCGCCGTGCGCCGCAGCGGCCTCCTCGCGGGCCTCGCGGGCGCGCTCCTCTACGCGACGCGGCCCGAGTCGGTCGTTTGTATCGCAACGTTCGCCCTCTACGCCGCGCTCGCCGTGCGTCGGCACCTCGGGCTCCGCGCTGCGCTCGCGACGCTCCTCCGCGTGGGCGTGCCGGGCGCGATCGCGGCGGCGGCGCAGGCCGTGGCGAACCGCGTCTTCACCGGCGAATGGGCGGCGGCGGGCGCGATCGTCAAGCTCGTCGTCAACCACCCCTACATGAACGGGGAGCAGAAGCTCGACGAGTACCTCTCGCACCTGAAGTACGCCGTCCTGCGCAACACCCAGCACCACTTCGCCGACTGGATCCCTGGCCAGAACCTCCCCTGGGGCTGGCTCGTCCCGCTCGTCGCGTTGATCCCCTTCTTCTCCCGCAAGACCCGCGCGATCGCCGCGCTCCTCTGGGCCCAGGTCGCGGGCTGGCTCGTGCTCGTCGCGCTGAACGGCCAGGTCCGCTGGCAGAACGAGCGCTACACGATGAGCGCCGTCGCGTGGCTGCTCGTGCTCGCCGCGATGGGCCTCGGCTTGCTCGTCATGCCGGCGATCGAGGCGACGCGGCGCGCGCGTGGCCTCTTCGTGCTTCGTGTCCTCGTCGCGTGTGGCGTCGTCGTCGTCTACGGCTTGAACCAGGCGCCGAACATGCGCGACCAGATCTGGTTCTTCGGCCGCGCGAGCCGCAACATCCGCGACCAGCACGTCGTCGCTGGCAAGGTCCTCGCCGAGCGCCGGGCGAAGCGCGTGCTCGTCGGCGACGCGGGCGCGTTGATCTACGCCTCGGACTTGCCTGGCATCGACCTCATCGGCCTCGGCGGCTACCACGACCTGCCCTTCGCGCGTGCCGGCGTGAACGGCCTCGGCGCGCAGATCGAGCTGCTCGAGCGCATCCCGCCCCAGGACAGACCCGACTACATGGCCCTCTACCCGACGTGGTGGGGCGACCTCCCTGCCCTCTTCGGCCGCCGCCTCGTCGGCGTGCCCGTCGTCGGCAACGTGATCTGCGGCGGCGCGGAGAAGGTCATCTACAGGGCCGACTGGAGCGCGCTCGACCGGAGCGGCTGGCCGCGGACGCGGCGTGACGGCGAGCGGATCGTCGACGAGCTCGACGTGGCGGACCTCGTCAGCGAGAAGGCGCACGGCTACAACTTCCCGCGCCCGGGCATGGGTTACGTGGTGCACCGCGTCCTGCCCGAGCCCGGCCAGAAGGTGCGCGAGCTCTTCGACGCCGGCCGCATCGTCCCGCATGGCCAGGCCGAGCTCGCGAAGCTCGCCGCGCCGAAGCGAGGAGGCCGCCTCGTCGTGCGTACGGTCGCGGGCCGACAGATCGCGGCCGAGGTCCGGGCCGACGGCCGCCTGCTCGGCAAGCTCGAAGCGCGCCCCGGTCCCACCTGGACCGAGCCGAGCATCGAGCTACCGGCGGACCTCCCGCCGCATTTCCAGCTCTCGATCACGCCGGTCGAGGGTGAATGGATCACCTACCACGTATGGGTGCTCGAGAGCGACGGCGGGCCGTCGGCGGGGCGATGATGCGATTGTCGACGAGGCTCTTGCTCGGGTCCTCCTTTGTGGTCGGCCTGATGGGCTGCGGCCGAACGGACGCGGAGAATGCGCGCCGGGCTGCGGTGACGCCGCGGGGCGCGCGATTGGTCTCGATTCCTGGGGCGACGTTTTCGTTCCGCGAGACCATGTCGCTGGGGCGGACGCCGGTCACGGTGAAGCCGTTCCAGATCGAAGCGACGGAGGTGACGGTCTCGGCCTACGCGGCGTGTGTCGGCGCGCGTGCGTGCGCGGCGCCCGTGCCGTTCGAGCCGACGTGCAACTGGGGCAAGGCTGGGCGGGGGGATCACCCGATCAACTGCGTGAGCCCGGAGGAAGCGGAGGCGTATTGCCAGTGGAATGGTGGTCGCCGTCTGCCGACGATTTACGAGGCGTACTGGGCGGCGCTCGGCGATGCACGGATGAGCGAAGCGGAGCGGATGGGGGAGCGGCACCGGACGTATCCGTGGGGCCGTGACGAGCCGGAGAAGGTCGAGCATTGCTGGCAACGGGGAGCGTTTGGCGGGACGAAGGGCGGCGCGGTCGGGCCGATCACGAGCGTCGCGCCGCCGGTGCCGGCGGATCTGGGCACGTGCCCGGTGGCGAGTTACACGGGGGAGCGAAGCCCGTTCGGGCTCTACGATACGGCGGGGAACGTGGCGGAGTTCGTGTTCGATCCGAAGCCGCGGACGTGTATCGACAGGACCGGCGAACATCCGTGCCCGCGGGGAGAGATGTTCCGCGTGACGGGAGGGTCGTGGCACGACCAGGGGATGATGGGGGATCAGTCGCCGGCGAATAACCACCCGGTCGCGCAGAGCCGGCACCCTTGGTATGGGTTTCGGTGTGTGGTGGGGGGCTAGCTCGATGGATCCTGGGACGCTCTGCGGGCCAGGTCCCGCAGCGCGAGGATCGCGGGTCGGAGCATGAGCCGGCACGTCTCTGCGGCCTTGTCGGGTCGGATCCGGCGGAGCATATCCGGGCCGTTTTCGCGTTTGCTGTAGGTGTACGTCCGCCGATCGGCCGCTTCACCCTTCTCCATCGCCAGCCTCTCGAGCACCTTCTGTATCTCCGTGCTGAGCTTCCGCGTGCAGCTCCCCTTCTGCGGATCGAAAGGCCCTCCGAACGCCTCCACGCGAACCCACGGACGCTCGCCGAGCAGTTCTTGCTCCAGCGCCCTGCAGAAGTTCACCTGAATCGAGTCATATTCCTGCCCGAAGCCTTCTTCCCAGTCTGCGAGCAACCAGGACTCGACCTCGGGTGATGCGAGAAGCGCCACGAAGGGGAGCTCTGGCCGCGCGGTGCTTTCGCGAACCTCCTGCTCCCGCTCCTCGAGCCAACTCTTCCGATGGGCGTCGTCCCGAAATCGGCAGTCGGCATCATCGATGAGGACGATCGCGTCGAACTTGCAGTCCGCTCCGCGATAATACTTCTCCAGCCGCTCACGCATCGTCCGTTCGAGGGTGCGACCCGTGACGCCGCTCGCGCTGGGGTGCTTGAAGCTCGCTGGCGCGCTGCCAGGCTTGTGCTTGGGTCCCGGCTTCTCGCGGGCGGGAAAAGCTCGTTCCCACGCGATCTCGGGGCTGATCTTGCGCAGAAATGCGTCAATCGCGGTGAGCTCGCGGACGCCCGATTCAAGCGTCCTCGCGCCGAGCTCGGTCTGCCCGCCCGTGCAGAAATAACCGATACGGATCACGCGGGCCATCCCCCCAGCTTGGGCTCACCGACGCGGTACAGATCTCCGAGCTCCCAGCCCTCCTGAAAGAACGTGTCCAGCTCTTGCGGCTCGACCCGCTGCACGCCGCGCCGAGGCCAGTTGAAGACGAAGAGCGCGACCTCACGCTCGCGAAAGGCCTCCGTGAAGACGTCGAGCAAATCCGGCGAGTGCGTGCTGATGAAAATCTGATCAGCCGACTTGCATTCGAGGAGCCAGCGCCCGAGGACGCGCAACCACGCCGGGTGCAGGTTCAGCTCCGGCTCGTCGAGGGACAGAAGGCGCATCTGGACGGGAGACGTGACGAGGTGCGCCAAGATCATGGCCTTGATCGTGCCATGTGACATTTCGCCCAGCTTGAACCTGCGCCCATCCAGGAAATCGAGGCGGAGAGAATGCTTGGTGTCGCCCACGCTCACGACCTTCACCTCGCGTAGATCGGCCATGAGCTGGGCGAGATGCCGATTGTATTCGCCGAGGCCCACCGCCTCGTCGACGTGACGGAGCACATTGGCGAGCTGCACCCCTCTCCTGTCGAGCATCGTCACGGAGATGTCCCTCGAAGAACCCTCGATGACCGCATCCGGGTAGATCTCGGCGCTGGCGTATTCGCGAAACCCT comes from the Polyangium spumosum genome and includes:
- a CDS encoding GAF domain-containing protein → MEISSAGASAEPPVKLTVEAPQWQPALQKARALRGDDGSLGSFSIELLDDGYKAVDPVKKLRYVVRKAPDDAALSAGGKAAAEAPKARAAAAAPPRVAAPPRVTPAPAAAALRVLTSREVNATEESPLTYREYVYVVPEGTSVDAARRVAQERFEAVKKALDGVEGRLVNLAVFDHAFEGKPKRAPLVTLQWKDWRGDPEIQPPQQPSKPAPAPAPRAASTPPARSPSTPPPRAPAGSNPALKAPSVPPTAKTKSSPPPKARVRSADELMKELEGASTDLHFLSDALEGADFVVSILAEQLPSELILVWLHDPEKRELVLVRQKGGKHDRLLARMPDRTGLAQAAIASKKALVISDAQRDPRAVDARWKAFGVDPKSIAVAPAIGGGKTLGLIEIVNPTGGGRYGMVEGNALTYVGKELAEFLGIQGVVLDPERIRATANKAAR
- a CDS encoding formylglycine-generating enzyme family protein; amino-acid sequence: MMRLSTRLLLGSSFVVGLMGCGRTDAENARRAAVTPRGARLVSIPGATFSFRETMSLGRTPVTVKPFQIEATEVTVSAYAACVGARACAAPVPFEPTCNWGKAGRGDHPINCVSPEEAEAYCQWNGGRRLPTIYEAYWAALGDARMSEAERMGERHRTYPWGRDEPEKVEHCWQRGAFGGTKGGAVGPITSVAPPVPADLGTCPVASYTGERSPFGLYDTAGNVAEFVFDPKPRTCIDRTGEHPCPRGEMFRVTGGSWHDQGMMGDQSPANNHPVAQSRHPWYGFRCVVGG
- a CDS encoding AAA family ATPase codes for the protein MLHRFSAKRYRHLDADDLELGRLNLLIGPNNAGKSTFIKTIRFAADVLVPREGSSAFLAALDAQGRGELLDRQCQPPGEIELAWTLSSTPEAKKLTYELGFKVARSEDFPGGFYITKERLAYAEPAEGHNKPFWFFDRNRKDPERVSFSVKDAARSPKTLELEVSSRDTVLQQHEELLRHPNFYADFYPTFDRVTRDVRDYFKGFREYASAEIYPDAVIEGSSRDISVTMLDRRGVQLANVLRHVDEAVGLGEYNRHLAQLMADLREVKVVSVGDTKHSLRLDFLDGRRFKLGEMSHGTIKAMILAHLVTSPVQMRLLSLDEPELNLHPAWLRVLGRWLLECKSADQIFISTHSPDLLDVFTEAFREREVALFVFNWPRRGVQRVEPQELDTFFQEGWELGDLYRVGEPKLGGWPA
- a CDS encoding sensor histidine kinase codes for the protein MQRRRRRERLLYFAIVPSIVFAVLVLGGIALRTTLQIEKARQQTVFDATLTLADERVDRLDKLIINQDNVVAAHVDIANLTTIARRWLPTASRETPTVRAILVLDLSHDARDVLAFASRAPGREDDAFRRLLHGRLLSSLNFEGNTEELRHLHQVIDQQSILISYWQRAYAGRRYLVVAWHDVPRLVHDVFPRLYRDLDRGNSRMNVIDEEGRIVFGPPIKGGEFTVGRPFPTTLYNWRLQMALTSADDLGDKVERQRLVELGMVGFAAIVVLVGVTIIIFASIKERRLAALKSDFVANVSHELKTPLALVRMFGEILLADRVATEDKRRQYLQIIVSESERLTALIENVLDFAKVERGKAAYEFARGKVEDVVGRAVDVYRYRAERDGIVVHLVCAEALPEAMIDARAIELAIINLLDNAFKYAKDGGRVDVDVAAEQGAVVVRVSDRGPGIDPEEQERIFERFVRGRRAGEQRIRGSGIGLALVKHIAESHGGSIEVQSPVTEDGMGSVFVLRVPALRGEARLPLAGAAAVG